A stretch of Rubinisphaera margarita DNA encodes these proteins:
- a CDS encoding DNA polymerase ligase N-terminal domain-containing protein gives MPRFVILEHDHPFLHWDLMFEAGTVLRTWRLTRPLGSNPAPSEHDLHRTAEVTRIPAEELPDHRMHYLDYEGPVSRNRGSVKQVESGWFHLLSATADCWELRLEGNHASGFVSLNRIAVDSAEWVLAFMPDVDESPLGE, from the coding sequence GTGCCCCGATTTGTGATCCTGGAGCACGATCATCCCTTCCTGCACTGGGACCTCATGTTCGAAGCCGGAACGGTTCTGCGGACATGGCGACTGACGAGGCCTCTCGGCTCGAATCCGGCCCCGTCGGAACACGACTTGCATCGAACAGCCGAGGTCACGAGAATCCCCGCCGAAGAACTGCCCGACCACCGGATGCACTACCTCGATTACGAAGGGCCGGTCAGCCGGAACCGGGGATCGGTCAAACAGGTCGAGTCGGGGTGGTTTCATCTCCTGTCGGCGACAGCCGATTGTTGGGAACTGCGTCTGGAAGGAAATCACGCCTCGGGATTCGTATCTCTGAATCGAATTGCCGTGGATTCCGCCGAGTGGGTGCTGGCCTTCATGCCCGACGTTGATGAATCTCCACTCGGCGAGTAA